Within the Hippoglossus stenolepis isolate QCI-W04-F060 chromosome 2, HSTE1.2, whole genome shotgun sequence genome, the region AAACACGCACTCATCAGACAAAACGTGAAACATGTTAACAGACGAGGAATCGTGATTACAAATGTTTCCGTTATTTCAGATTCAAAGTATTTTCCAATGCGACTGTTCCACGAGTTGGTTTCTTTTCTGAGCAGAACTGAACTGCACCCAACTCGTTAAAAAGACCCATAAACAGAAGGAAGGTTTTAATTCTCACTGGAAGAATCCAACATTTTCAGATCTTCAGTTGAGCTTCCAACACTTTTCAATGTTCGAAAAGAGTCGGTTCAACCAATGTTAGGGAACAACAGGTGCAAACCACAGGATCGTCAGCATATATAGAGCGTGCGGCCGTCACAGAATTGCAGGGATTGAAACTTTACACTACTTTTTAGGGTCTTTCAGGTTCGGAGCTCACCTGGAGTCAcctgaggaaaataaagaatcaCTCTGCCCAAGTTTCCTCCAATGTTTCTGCCTCGATTACAATAAAATCTACAGAATGTGAGTGGAATTCTGTTTGTTAACTCGAAGCAGCACTAATTACACAACTATAAACTTGTTACAGCCGAGGGAACAGGGAGAATGTTTCTTTATAGGGTCAAATGAGCCTTTTAATACAACTGGAAAGTATCTAAAAAGGAGGTTAAAGCTCTTGTTTTGGTGAAACTTGTGGTCAGCGACACCAATTTTTTCCCAATCAGCGGTGACACGTCATTGCAGCTGTCGCAGTTAATGTGATTGTGGAATGTGGATGATTTCCGTGAGTTAAACGTAGAGAATCAACTTGTTTACAGCAGAGAGAACAGCAGCTTTCTGCTCCTGCAGAACTGAGAAGTGACCCCAGCAGAACGACTCTTTTTCCTGCCACCCTCCTCTCCTTGATTTCCTGCCTGCTGCTAATGTTTCTTGGAAAAGATCAATTGGTGGAAGCCACGGGGctggggggggcgggggcgAAGGCACGTAGACGAGCAGCCAGTCAGCTGCTCCGTAAGCACAACAGATGGGGGGGCAACACAGCCCTGCAGAAACACATCTgtacacaagacacacacatgtgcggAATGCTTCACATGTCagacacaatgtgtgtgtgtgtgtgtgtgtgctgaaagGACGAGTGGACCAACGATGCTGATCATTTCAGCCTGATGTTTAACTCTGTATCTTTGAATGAGTCTAGTTTTGTGATAGAATAAATGATCATCAGTGATTTTACACGTGAAGattagtttgaaaactgttgTTGAATTCCCTCTGAGGCAAGATGCTGCTGAGCTGCATGGTGGGAAATGGAGAATCCAGTTCATGTGCAGCAGTGACCCTAAACAACAGATACATTTTTGAACCTGCTGTTGAAGTCCAGCAGTGAAGTGGATCCTGATAATGGCCTAAATCTACTGTGGCAGAAAACCTGCACAGAGAATaagaatgtaaatatttattcaacACGTCACAGCATTTCCTGTTGCTAATATTAACAACGAGCTGCATCCGTCCGCCTCCTCGACAGTTTAGCATTTCATACTCggtttatttatgtattgtaTTTTCTCACCTGAAGCCTGCAGACGCGTTTACTGCGTTTTATTTGTTTGGCGAAAGCGCCTGAGAAAACCTGATGGAATTAAGGAGGCGGCTTGATCTTGGTTACAGGCTTCAGCTCTTTCCTTTCCCATATGTTACTGTCCTATTGATTTCATGAACGATCACGCACCAGTCCAGTGCTGCAATTACAGTCCGTCCACTCACGTGAACGTTGCAGGTTTGTTTCAGTGCTGAGTGCACCCCCCGAGCCGGACGTAGCCCCTCCTCCTATCTGGATAAATCCATTACGAGCGCAGCGAGGTGGCACCAGCGCCGCTTCGGCCGGTCGACATCACAACCTCGTTTTCACTTAAACTGTCACCGGTTTAtagattttctcttttacaaGGATGATGAGCGGCTCTCCTCATTCGCACGCTTCTTGTTTCATCACCAGCAAACGACTTTGCTTCATCAGAGTGAGAAATCAAAGCTGTTAGGTCAAAGtcatcccccccctcccccttcctctaACCTGTGTCATGACCACATTTCATCCACCGGGGACAGCGGTGGAAAGATTATTTCTGAAACGTGTTTTGTTTGGGATTCGAGTCTCCATTCATCAAGCCTTGGCTTCAATTCCTTTTTCTCTAGTTTTCCAGGCCAAAGAAAGAATCCTTcccattcatgtttcactcctGGCTCACGTTGAAAGTGTTTTTCTGCTCCAGCAAATCGTCTGCTCGCTGTGATGAGCCGTTTAAAtcgatgaaaacacaaacaaactgttaaGAAAAGAGAAGTGCGTGCTGGGTAACGGTGTCCGCTGCTTGTGCCGCTGCTCGCCGCTGCTCGCTGCTGTGACATTGACCGGAGAtgatctttgtttgtttgttttttttacctcggTCGTGGTTGTGTAAGAAGAATTATTTGATTTCTCTGACcatcctccctctgttctccctccctcactgcGCCTGTTATGTTGGTTGATGACCTCAGGCTGTTACGGATCTCAGGAATTCATCAGGAGAATCGTTGCCATGGCGATAACGGGGCAACAGGCTGAGTGAGGTAACCCTGATTTGTCTTTCAGCGGGCGAGACACCCTTATCTGGCATGAGTCACTgtcgcgctctctctctctctctctctctctgtctcacacacacagacacacacacacacacacacacacacacacacacacacacagacatgatttTGAAAGTGCACAGCGTTCATACtgatatgcaaacacacacgaaTGCTGTGGACCAGATGTGCAGCCCGAGTGCAGCCAGCTGAGAGTTGGGAGTAAACTCTGGTTAAATGCCTCTTGGCAGAgcttaaacacaaacacacagacgccCCCACGCCTGATGGGATTGAACCGACACCCCTGCGGTCACACGGTCACATTTCTGAGATGACGTTCAGCTGCGAAGCACCAagctgtttgtttagtttttttcatatgGAAGCGTGTAAATGAGAGGCTGCGTTCATGTTCCATCAGAGTGacagacaaagtgtgtgtgtgtctgtggccccGAATCAGAGGGAGGCagacacattttgtttgtctgttgttagTCAAATTGTATACTTTGGTCAGTTTGTGTTAACTACCCTGCGAGATAGGAGCATTTAAGTGATttaaagctggggttggtaatcctggaaaagcaagAGCAGCCTAAACTGCCCCCAACAACCCCCTATCGTCACAGCCATGCAAGCTAAACACATGAACAAGAACTGCCTGACAACTTTTCCGTGACTCGCTTGCCAacatcgtctctgcttcagcggtaGGTCTGTTAGTGACGGACAGGTctgccagccaatcatttcatttggtccgAATGAAATGATGCCCGTGTTGCtgctattttctttttctatttcgATGGCTATCTGGACGTCAACAAATTGAATCGACTGTgactcactctccacaatcctATTCTACCCAAGCTGCAGAAATGTCCCATCGCTCCCTTTGCTTGTCACTGCCTCTGCCTCTCCGTCAGTATCGccgcccctcctcctccccagcaTCCAGCTGCAGGCTCCGACGGGAGGGCTAAAGATATTAGCTCATCACTCATCATTacatctatgtaatcatatctgggggagtGATGAAGTTGGAGGCAAGACACCAAACACTATGTTCTGCTTTAAACacgagttgtctgactgaaagaAGATTAAAAAGGTCTCAGGAATAACCAACGCAGCCTTTGATGCCAAACCATTTAAATAACTGCCTGAAATTACATCTCTAGAAGATGCTCTTCAACCCTGGACTCAGACATTAGGTACAAAATCTAGTTTAGGAACAAAAAGCGGGATTCATCCCTCTCTGTTGTCGCCTCTTCTGTCGTCTCATGTCAAATCCTATTTAAAGCTTGTTCCTCTGAGCCCCTCTGGGTTTGGATTGAAGTTTGGCTCCCAGCACCAACACCAGACCCCGAACAGCTGCCGCAGCAGACCACGCTGCCACCCGGGCAAACCGAGCAGCCCTGATGCAACTGTCATCGGCCTGTTGGCTAATCTGATTTTCCTACAGCCCCGACGGACTGAGGGACACAAACACCGACGCCAGATTTGCCAAACATTTGTCTtcaggttttttaaatattcccaGTCGCAGCTTTATCAACTATTTCTCCTCTGAACTTGTTATTCCTCTCGCGGATCCGTTCACCTTGAAACGGTGTCTAATCTGAAGCCGAGGTATCTGCGAGGCCCAGACAGGCGTCCAGGAAGCAGACGGAGGATTTCAGTCAATCTGCAATTAAAAGAGAAATCgttgtgttttgctgttttcGATCAGAGCTCCATGTTTTAGCTTTTGCTGTGATTTCCTTGCCCTTGACAGGAATGTAACCCGGCTTCCCCACTGGCCCTCAGCCCACGTGACCCACGCTCACAGAGGGAAAGTATGCTAACCCCATCGTGGACAATTCAGGGTGGGGATTCAGGCATCCTGCCACAGCGGCAGCCGTCTGCGACAGGGGGAAGACAAGCGGCAGGAGCGCTCATGCCTACACGTTCAGACGATATAGTGATCTGTGGGCAGAGGGAAGGCATTGCCATGGTAACGGCTGCCCTGTCCTATAGAGACAGGGCGAGAGAAATGAGGCAGAGCGGAGATAAATACACCCCTATTGTTGAAATGGGGAATTCTTGCGAGGAATTAAGTGGAAATAGATACACACCAAAAATGGAGTGTGAGAGccaatgcaaatgtgtgtgtgtgttgtgtgtgtgtgtgcgcgtgtgtgtgtgtgtgtgtgtgtgtgtatgagcgaGGGAAGCCGTTTCTTGAGAGAAAGGGTATGAAAAAGAGAATAATTGAAGACGGAGGATAAAGTACGCCTTGTTAATGAGGATTaaacgaaaacacacacagaggacaaacaaatgaacaaacaaaaaagaagacaccagcacaaaaaaagagagagagacgacaggagagagacagaaaaagagtcAGTTTCAGAGAGTGGGCGATTggcagctgaggaggaaggaaTATTTAACCGGGGGACCTGTTCTCGGCATTGACCTCATCTGAACGCTGCAGCTCCTCGCCTGATGTGAACCCGCCCACTCATCTTAACAACACCCATCCCGTCTCCCTTTTTCACATGCTTCAGTTTCCAAGGAAACAAAGTCATCTCGGCTCCGAGATAGACAGCGAGACGAAACCGGAGGGAGATCGTTCCCCAGCTCCTCTCGAATTGTTCTCATCGGACAAACTAACGCTGGAGTTTCATCCGTCTCGCACACGCCATCGACAGGGCCGTGATTTATTCAGAGCTATCTGGGAGCGCCGGGGGAGCGCACACATTCTGCACACTCAACCCTGCAACATCCCTCGTGCGTCAGCAGACGCTGTGGGAAGAGGGAACGTCGAGAGCGTTCTCTGCTTTTCATCAccactctcttcctccctcgttatcatcctttctttctttcccccgactgtttctctctctctctctctctcccccttcacACCCCAAAACCTCACAACAATgatataaagacacacacacactttcttacaaacactcaaacaggTCTAAGGTGCATGTggatgtgtgaaaacatgaacgAGCTGAAACATCTCCACGCAGTCGTTCACTTGGCGATGGGGACTCCAGCAGGGTTCAAATGCGGTTTATAATTTTCTACAAGACAAACATAATATCTGAACGTGGTTGTGGAAGGATGTCACCGAATATGACAGGAAGACATCTGAAGgcggggggggtgggggggtgaaaaGGGAACATCAGCCTGCTTCGTAAACTTTagtaaacacagacagaaacataaaCCAGTCCTTCACCCGCTAagtttttcctctccacaggTTTCAAACGCCTGCAAATAAtcccttgtttttcttctcagcGTCCGTCTCGCTCAGACGGCAGGCGCGTCCAATCAGATCGGGCGAAGAAAGGGaggacaggggtgggggggacgaAAAGAGAGATAGCTTGACCCCTCCCCCAAAAAGGGAGGAATGAGGAAATCTATGGTTTTGTTTATCCAGTGGTTGTATCCTCTATATGCTCTCATCGTAAatccatggtggatgtgattCAGTGTTCCCTTTTttaaccccccccaaaaaaaagattttttttcgAGATTTCTAATCTCTGCAACATCAGTGCTGCCTGGTGGAGATACATTTAGtatccctccaaggagagatGTAGTTCATCAGTACCGTTCCGTCCAACTCAGTGCCGAGGCCCCACCTGGGCCCTACTAGTTATTTCACGTGGATTCACCCAGCTGACCTCCTAGCCCTCGCTCGGACTGGACACTTTGCTGTAAGGGTTCTCAAGGAGGTAGCGGTACCTGTCAAAGTGCTCCAGCATGTACTTGGGGGCGTACATGTGCTCTTTGGGGTCCACCGGAGGATATTCTTGCAGGGAGCCGTCGAACCAACCCCCCGTCCGGATCAGATCCTGGATGTAGCTGAGATCTCGCTTGTCCTCATAGTCACCCCACCGCGGGAAGTCTCCGTTCTGCGCTGACACCAGCTTGAAGTAGATACCCTCCGGCGTGAAGCACCAGGAGCAGTGCCACCCGGCGAAGTGGAAGGGGCTGCCCACCGACCACTGCACCAGGATGTGGCCTGTGTCGTTCTCGTACTTGCGAAATCCCGGCATGGTGTAGTATTCCCGGCGACGCAGTTTGATACCGTCACCGTCGTAGACGTCACTGAGCATCCCCACCGTGCAACCCGACACCACCTCTAAAGAGCCGAACTGCTTCCAGAAGAATCCATACAGTGACTGgatgtggagagaggagaggaaaacagagtTAGAAAAAGATGCCATTTGTTCCAGTCACAGTCACCACAGCAGGAGACATATTACAAAGACGCTGATATACAGTATTGCCGTTACCTTGCGCATGTGGATCGCAAAAGGTTCTGTCCAGCCATCGAATAGCTTGAGGAAAAGGAGGCCCTCGCGTGCTGGGATCTCATCTGCGTCATTGATGACAAAGACATCGTCCGGCCTGGCCCCCACCACCCGGGACATGCCGTTACGTGTCAGGAAGGTTCGCAAGTAGTCATCAACGATCCAGCCGTCCTGCCGACCGCCCTCTGGGAAGTGGTCGAGGAACACGTACAGGATCTTGTGACGCACGTAGTCGTACGTACCGTTGAGGAGGAGCCGCAGGAAACTGGGAAGATCACAGAGACATTAGTTTGTGCATCGTTATGCAATGGATTTGCATATTTCAGCCTATTTACTCCAAGTCCATAAACACTCATTGTTGTGTCATTACACCTTTATGTGATGTGAGTTTGAGGAAAATGAATGGAGACATTATGTGTATTGATATTGATTATAAGACCTAAACAGGTTTGAAATGTCAATTGATTTCACTAATTATTGGCAAAAAATatagagagaaaaacatccaaAATGTATCTGTATGAATTTCATTGATATACAGTGGAAAAGGGCTGAAGTACAATATAAGGAACAACAGGCTTGTTTGACAAATGACGCCTTTCAGCTCAGAAACCCTGTGTCCACATGCAAAGTGACGGGAAGAACAACTCAATTAACTTGTTGATATGCATGACGAAAGACAACGTGTTCCCTGACTGTAGCTTCTTTCATGCAGTGTCACATCCTATGATTGAACACACCAATCTCTGCCCTCAGGCCGGCACACTGAGTCAATGGTGTCGCTCTTGTCATAATCAGCTGTAAAATTGCTCCCGAGGCGTTTCGTGTTATCGCCAAAGGAAGTTCATTGTCGTTGTTATTCAGCGCACTGACACCCGAGAGGCGTGAAGGtgggctgtaaacaaaatctgtgagctgtaaacacaaacgcATTGGGAGGAGtcaaaatgtgataaaaaaaaagttgggatTTCGCTTTAACCTGCTTTAACTTTGTGctgatgaatatttatgaaAACAGATGATACATAAATTTCTCAAGTTCAAGCTAGAGCCTCAAATGAATTCCTTATCTGTATTAAAACATAAGTAAGATGAGACCACCTTTGCCAACTCAAGCTTTGATAGTCATTGCACTACAAGTCTCTCCTCTTTAATCCAGTTTGAGATTTGCTGAGTCTGGATGTCCTTTACAACCAGACTCATCTGCTGACGGCCACAGAGCAGCTCAGCTGAGGATTACACCTCTTTCTGAAATACACCTTGAACTTCGGGGCAGAGCTCGTATAATTTCCACACATGCACCAGAAATGTGGGTCTTACCTCAGCGGCCGTCTCTCGCCATAGGCAGTAAAGTTGGATTCACATACGAGGAACAGATCAACGGCTTGGGCGAGCTCGCGAAAGCGCACGTGCAGCAGGTCAAACTCGTGGTTAACATTGATAGCGTTGATCACCCTCCGCGGGGTCTCCCTGGGTGTCAGCCTCTCCTTGGTTGGCAGATTGGAGTGATACACCATGGTGGGAACCCCACAGTAAGGTCCGTGCCACCCCggccgacacacacacttgaccagCCGCTTCCCGTTGCCCCTGGCCCTCGTCTTGGCTTTAGGCGCTATGGAGGGCTGCTGCTGGACTTCCAGAGGTTTCCGTTGCCCAGCAGCCCCGGCCCGAGCCCCTTCCCCAGCTCCGTTGGCCACAGCCCCCCCTGATTTTCCCGAGTACTCCTTCGGTGTAGCCACCTCCGTCCCCTGCCTAAAGCAAAGAGCCCCGGCTTTGGTTCGGACAAAGTAAGGTGTTTTGTCATCTTtaagctggtgtgtgtgtgtgtggatgtctCCCAAGTATTCTAAGGGTTCCGGCAATTGATCCCTGAGGGACACCACCCTGTGTTCTTTTCCAGCAAATGGGACATCAGGGAGGTCAGGCTCAGCAGGTTCAACTTGTAGGTTGGGGTTCTGCGGCCGCAAATGGTCCTCAGCCCTCTCctggaaggagacagagagaggaaactgtTTAGGACACTTCAACTTAAAATGAATATCTACCATCAGAAAAGTACATTTCACACCGAGCAACAATTTGATATTTAGGGCTAGGagggctaaccctaaccctaaggaTGAAGGTGGTGACAATTTTGAAAAGTCGCATTTCAGACAGTTACACAAAAGGTGCTCCTGTGTATTGGTCTCCCCCTCTGAATCACCTCAGTAAACACAGACTGATGTGTTCAATGCAAACGGTTGCAAAagtctgtaaatgtgtgaataacACAGATTTATTCAAATACCGAACTTCGGCCAGCAGCCAAAAAGAATCCTGATTTGAAGTAACTGTGTAATTAAAGTGAGATGACTTGAACGAGAATATCCCATCAAAAATGTATCATCGGGATGGACTCGTACTTACAGTCCATGAAATTAGAAACTTAAATCCACACTCTACCATCGAGACGCTAGTCAAACTTAAATtttgcagcagctcctcctgcaaaGAATTTATTAAATCACAGTCTGAACGAGTCTGTCTTCATAACTGGGTTATTACTCTCCCTACCGTGTGCGAGTGTGAATTAATGCAGGATGAACCTTATCATTGGACAGTAAACCACAAGGTTGTTTGTAGTATTGTAGTTTTCAAAGTGTTTGTCTCACTGTTGAGAATTAGCAGGTGAGAACGTAACCTTTGTCAGGTGCATCGAACAAGATCAAAGATAAGTGAACAAACAGGCTGCAGTTCatgttgagaaaataaaagtcacagcACGGTGACACCTTGACAAACAGGAATCTTTACTGGCTCCTACAGTAAATCACTACATGACAATGTGACCTCTGACAAGTGACTGGAGACTCGAGcagttcactttattttaaagatgtgatGAGATAATAAAAATGTGCATTAAGGCCAAAAGTAGCAGGGACAGATAAAAGAAGATATGGGATCAAAGCAATGCTCTATCTcctgtcattttaaaaacaggagaaaatatatatgaggtataaaaaacattttgttgtttctttgcaCCTTCACTCGTCTAAATCAAGTGTGGAATGTAAAGTTTTAACGACGAACAAAGATTCCTTAAATAAGACGACAGACAAGgttacatattatatttctGAAGGAGTATTTTGCAGGTGTCAGCGACAGAAAACATTAACAATCATAACGTGATCACAAACAACCAGTTGGCTTTATAAATGCTGCTTTTACAACTGAGATAATGTTTACACTGATCCAccagtttatttattcaggatTTATTCAGGTCAAATGCagtctcactttctttcttctgcaAGCGTCACGGATTTTGCCTCCACTAAGTCTCAGTATCTTGACGTGAGCACGAAGCGGTCCCACTCACATTCAcgagatggagataaaaaccaATAAACTGTCCGCACTGCATAAACACTGACTTTTAACACGGAGCCTGACAGCAGTTTatgataaattattatattattaatccTCCAACTTGTGCTATTCTCCATACAGGTTTACAGGAGGaattttcatctgtttattttactctagaatattttatataattatattttattcagaaagtgaaagaagCTATATTTCATCTTGTGCTTCTATAAACTGTTTTGTTAATTAAGCACGCctgaccaatcgcgagtcagtctcagctgtcaatcatggcgtttGACTgcgtttttatatcatcaaataactaatgaaaaccaaacttatcagaaacaaaAACTTGGACCAATATCAGTGTGTTAGAAACTACCAAAAACGACAAAATGAAATTTTATTCAACCTGTACTTGGACTTTCTAttttggtctatgtcccatctgctaacatggaggaagccaGAAGACATGATCAAgcagctttggcttcactttttgggaatCTGTCATgtgtctgtctttatatacagtcagtggttTTACACTACATTGTGCAGATCACTCTGTGGTTTGAAAGGTGACGGTGAAGTTTTACCTCATCGGGAGAATCTCCCCGCTGGTTCTCCTCTGGCTTCTCCCAGGGGTAAGGAGCTGCCGGCTCCTCCCTCAGCCTCATCTCCAGCCCTGCGCTGCTAATAATCCCAGCACCTCCGACCATGAGTCCACCAATCCCCAGAcccttccctcctccttccccgcctcctcctcctcctcccgcagCACCCGACGCGCCTCTGGCTTTGGCGTCCGACTGACGGATAACTGGTAAGGGTGGGGCCTCTTCGGGGGAGGCGGGGCTGATCGGGGTGGAGGCCACGCCCTTCTCCCTCCAGAAGAAGCCGGAGACCATGATGAAGGACTTGATGTTGGGGTACGGGGCGGAGAGCTCGCGCAGCAGGGAGACATAGTGGAGGGCCTTGTAGTAGTGTAGGAAGGAGATGACGCACAGGCCCACTGTGCAGAGCAAGAACACCCTGTGCCGCCGCATTTTCATCCTGCgaaaagagaaaggagggggCGGGAGGTGAcggagagaaatgaaaaacatgaatctgactaataagattaaaaaaaacaatttccgTTTTCGGAGCAATCTCTTCATTCC harbors:
- the mgat3b gene encoding beta-1,4-mannosyl-glycoprotein 4-beta-N-acetylglucosaminyltransferase, producing the protein MKMRRHRVFLLCTVGLCVISFLHYYKALHYVSLLRELSAPYPNIKSFIMVSGFFWREKGVASTPISPASPEEAPPLPVIRQSDAKARGASGAAGGGGGGGEGGGKGLGIGGLMVGGAGIISSAGLEMRLREEPAAPYPWEKPEENQRGDSPDEERAEDHLRPQNPNLQVEPAEPDLPDVPFAGKEHRVVSLRDQLPEPLEYLGDIHTHTHQLKDDKTPYFVRTKAGALCFRQGTEVATPKEYSGKSGGAVANGAGEGARAGAAGQRKPLEVQQQPSIAPKAKTRARGNGKRLVKCVCRPGWHGPYCGVPTMVYHSNLPTKERLTPRETPRRVINAINVNHEFDLLHVRFRELAQAVDLFLVCESNFTAYGERRPLSFLRLLLNGTYDYVRHKILYVFLDHFPEGGRQDGWIVDDYLRTFLTRNGMSRVVGARPDDVFVINDADEIPAREGLLFLKLFDGWTEPFAIHMRKSLYGFFWKQFGSLEVVSGCTVGMLSDVYDGDGIKLRRREYYTMPGFRKYENDTGHILVQWSVGSPFHFAGWHCSWCFTPEGIYFKLVSAQNGDFPRWGDYEDKRDLSYIQDLIRTGGWFDGSLQEYPPVDPKEHMYAPKYMLEHFDRYRYLLENPYSKVSSPSEG